From Weissella confusa, a single genomic window includes:
- a CDS encoding acyl carrier protein: protein MTEAEILNKVTEILVDQFDLEEGEVKPETNLTEDIDADSLDLFEVLNRIEDDFDIKLAVAEEIQTVQDLVNKVSEQVNA, encoded by the coding sequence ATGACTGAAGCAGAAATTTTGAACAAGGTAACTGAAATCTTGGTAGACCAATTTGATTTGGAAGAGGGCGAAGTTAAGCCTGAAACGAACTTGACTGAAGACATCGACGCAGATTCATTGGATTTGTTTGAAGTGTTGAACCGTATCGAAGACGACTTCGACATCAAGTTGGCCGTTGCTGAAGAAATTCAAACTGTTCAAGACTTGGTAAACAAGGTTTCTGAGCAAGTAAACGCCTAA